Genomic segment of Arachis hypogaea cultivar Tifrunner chromosome 16, arahy.Tifrunner.gnm2.J5K5, whole genome shotgun sequence:
tttatttcatgttttagtaACCAAAAGGACTATTGTCTATACGTGAAAACTTTGTATTTATGGAGATCCTGGCTGATTCCATGAACTGAACCAACTACAGCAGTCACCGTAACTATGAAACACATGAAGCTTAGAAGTTGAAGCATGCACCACTTCAATGTCCGTTTCTTTACTTGTCTTTGTCTAATGTGCATTTGTATGGGGAAGAAGACGACGAGAGGCCAGAACCCGATTGCTCCAAGAAGGGAAAGAATTTCATTGAAAAATGGCATTGCCATGGCAAGAATTGTGGACAATATCACAAATATTGTTCTCCAAATCAGCCTAAACAGGTTGAAATTGAATCTTATTTTGCCCAACTTGGTTGGATACTCTTTGTTTATGAAATCTGATTCTGGCCATACCATGTTAGCACCCATTTCAACTATTCTATAGAATGGTTGTGCCATCACCTGTAACAAAATGTAGATTTCCCACATATATTAAGCATGATGGTCTAACAAAAATATCATCGAAGAACAAGGTTAGTACTAAGTGTTAAATTTGTGTTTAATTTCTATGCTTCAAGAGTATAATGCAATTTTTCTATCAGTTAAcaaataagcataaaagaaacTTTATACTATTAGATCAGTTTTATTGTTGTGCACTTAATAGTGTCATACACTGTCTGTCTATCACTCAATCGAATGCTTGTGTCTGTAAAACTTTTAAAGAGTGTGAGTGATTTTGTCAAACACTTCAACCAACGTGACAATACATAATTGAATtcataaattgaaattttaaaaaattgagccAACCTGGTATGCTCCAATCATGTGGATCACGACAAACGTGTTCCCAAGGGCAACCAACCAAAAAGGTTCATAAAATCCGGTTAAGATGTTCCCCGGTGTGTGATCACCAAAAGCAGCATAGCCAAAGCCACTGCATAGCAAGAACAGTATTGTCATTGCTGTGACCCCCATCACATTAGCTTTTTTCATCTGTTTATTTTCTGGCGGATCTGATTTTAATGTGTCCTAAACAAATCACCAAATAATCAGATTCAATCAAATTTGCTATAGCGACTGCATCTCCTTCATTGATTTCAGTTTCTTCAAAAAGAAACCAGAGTAAGGGAATTGTATTTTACCATTATATCATAAATAACAGTGGAATAATTCGCAGCAAGTGCTATGTTTCCCAGTGAACTGAAAAC
This window contains:
- the LOC112755415 gene encoding amino acid permease 8 translates to MVITRALMEGEVDDDGRAKRTGNSLTATTHIITVVIGAGVLALAYAMAQLGWIAGIATMIAFAVISTFTYNLVADCYRFPDPITGKRNYTYMQAVKAYLGGTMYVFCGLVQYTKLAGITVGYTITSATSLVAIKKAICFHKEGHQAYCKFSNNPFMIGFGTLQIFLSQIPNFHELTWLSTIAAITSFGYAFIASGLSLSVVISGKGQPTSITGTRIGPELSAEDKVWRVFSSLGNIALAANYSTVIYDIMDTLKSDPPENKQMKKANVMGVTAMTILFLLCSGFGYAAFGDHTPGNILTGFYEPFWLVALGNTFVVIHMIGAYQVMAQPFYRIVEMGANMVWPESDFINKEYPTKLGKIRFNFNLFRLIWRTIFVILSTILAMAMPFFNEILSLLGAIGFWPLVVFFPIQMHIRQRQVKKRTLKWCMLQLLSFMCFIVTVTAVVGSVHGISQDLHKYKVFTYRQ